The Mycoplasma nasistruthionis genome contains a region encoding:
- the dnaE gene encoding DNA polymerase III subunit alpha, with translation MNKIYLHTNTEYSFFNSTIRVEELIKLAVENKLEYLALTDFENLFALPFYFKMQKKYGIKPIIGAEISLKEDFVVMVYAKNNSGYVKLNQLIFKKSQNQQVSYYDLNDPDLIVIDHLDLGHRAKDISLEQYWPNFYLNNKQKLNHQTTYAPTKKVLNFEQNEILQILQKMGNKQQNFKLYDDYLFDEDFTDLDPEVAENIQKIAQSCNVQAPDSSLKLAKSELGDSKEVLFSLFDEKKLNDLALKFGKSAIENRINYETNVIEKLGYINYFLIIQDVISFAKSQNIEVGPGRGSASGSIIAYLLGITEVDPIQFGLLFERFLNIDRVSLPDIDIDIQDDRREEILEYIKNKYGAENVALITTFQTLGAKNSIRDIARYLNIPVSEVDKICNAIDVDQTLQEAYEKSKVYKKLVDMHPNLHEYASQIQGLPRQIGVHPAGIIIANQPIIDVVPVYQNNNFQQVQFTLNDIEQYGLLKIDFLGLKNLTIIKQIENLIPLENHFENSLAVNYAKFLDVKTQQLLNNLLTNGIFQIESKGMKESIQKVNIDSFDDIYAIISLFRPGPYKYISEYADVKQHKKAMTKVHPLYDEIVAPTFGVIVYQEQIMQIAQKVALMPFSQADLLRRAISKKNEQDLKAYESIFFDGGLKNGLNQETLQVIYDNILYFGKYGFNKSHAVAYALISYKMAYYKAHFPLQFYKVLITNSASDQHNIRQYVEDAIKQKIKVFSPDINGSSDVVISIDDSLFLSLLMIKSVGTAACLKIVNERNLNGAYTDFISCYLRLIINAKISESLVETLIKANALRRFGNISTLLKSLPIAKQYADYFKTKYKKLKAIRIIY, from the coding sequence ATGAACAAAATTTATTTACACACTAACACCGAATATTCATTTTTTAATTCAACAATCAGAGTTGAAGAATTAATTAAATTAGCAGTTGAAAATAAATTAGAATATTTAGCTTTGACTGACTTTGAAAACCTATTTGCTTTGCCTTTTTATTTTAAAATGCAAAAGAAATATGGCATTAAACCAATTATAGGAGCTGAAATTTCTTTAAAAGAAGATTTCGTGGTTATGGTTTATGCTAAAAATAATTCAGGTTATGTTAAATTAAATCAACTGATATTCAAAAAAAGTCAGAATCAACAAGTTTCTTATTATGATTTAAACGATCCAGATTTAATCGTTATAGATCATTTAGACCTAGGGCATAGGGCTAAAGATATTTCTCTAGAACAATATTGACCTAATTTTTATTTAAATAATAAGCAAAAATTAAATCATCAAACTACATATGCACCAACTAAAAAAGTTTTAAATTTTGAACAAAACGAAATTTTACAAATACTTCAAAAAATGGGTAATAAACAGCAAAACTTCAAATTATATGATGATTATTTATTTGATGAAGATTTCACGGATTTAGATCCTGAAGTTGCTGAAAATATTCAAAAAATTGCTCAATCGTGCAATGTTCAAGCGCCTGATAGTTCATTAAAATTGGCTAAATCGGAACTTGGTGATTCTAAAGAAGTTTTATTTAGTTTATTTGATGAAAAAAAACTAAATGATTTAGCTTTAAAATTTGGAAAATCAGCAATTGAAAACAGGATTAATTATGAAACTAACGTTATTGAAAAATTAGGTTATATTAATTATTTTTTAATCATTCAAGACGTAATTTCTTTTGCTAAAAGTCAAAACATCGAAGTCGGCCCTGGTAGAGGTAGTGCTTCTGGGTCAATTATTGCTTATTTATTGGGAATTACTGAAGTTGATCCAATTCAGTTCGGCTTACTTTTTGAACGTTTTTTAAATATTGACAGAGTTTCATTACCTGATATCGATATCGATATTCAAGATGATAGACGTGAAGAAATTTTAGAATATATTAAAAACAAATATGGCGCAGAAAATGTTGCTTTAATTACAACTTTTCAAACTTTAGGAGCTAAAAACAGTATTAGGGATATAGCTCGTTATTTAAATATTCCAGTTAGTGAAGTAGATAAGATTTGTAATGCCATCGATGTAGATCAAACCCTACAAGAGGCATACGAAAAATCCAAAGTGTATAAGAAACTAGTTGACATGCATCCTAATTTACATGAATATGCAAGTCAGATCCAAGGATTACCAAGACAAATTGGCGTCCATCCGGCAGGAATAATTATTGCTAATCAACCAATCATTGACGTTGTACCAGTTTATCAAAACAACAATTTTCAACAAGTTCAATTTACATTGAATGATATTGAACAATATGGTCTTTTAAAAATTGATTTTTTAGGTCTTAAAAATTTAACAATTATTAAACAAATTGAAAATTTAATACCACTTGAAAATCATTTTGAAAACTCGCTAGCAGTTAATTATGCTAAGTTTTTAGATGTTAAAACTCAACAATTGTTAAACAATCTTTTAACTAACGGAATATTTCAAATTGAATCAAAAGGTATGAAGGAGTCAATTCAAAAAGTCAACATTGACTCATTTGATGATATTTATGCAATAATTTCTCTTTTCAGACCAGGACCATATAAATATATTTCAGAATATGCTGACGTAAAACAACATAAAAAAGCTATGACTAAAGTTCATCCGCTTTATGATGAAATTGTTGCACCTACTTTTGGTGTTATTGTTTATCAAGAACAAATTATGCAAATAGCTCAAAAAGTTGCCTTAATGCCTTTCTCACAGGCTGATTTGTTAAGAAGAGCTATTTCTAAAAAGAATGAACAAGATTTAAAAGCTTATGAATCAATATTCTTTGATGGTGGATTAAAAAACGGACTGAATCAAGAAACATTACAAGTTATTTATGACAATATCTTGTATTTTGGTAAATACGGATTTAATAAATCTCACGCTGTTGCTTATGCATTAATTTCATATAAAATGGCTTATTATAAAGCTCATTTTCCACTGCAATTCTATAAAGTTTTAATCACTAATTCAGCGTCAGATCAGCACAATATTAGACAATATGTTGAAGATGCTATTAAACAAAAAATAAAAGTATTTTCACCTGATATTAATGGTTCTTCAGATGTAGTAATCAGCATTGATGATTCATTGTTTTTAAGTCTTTTAATGATTAAAAGTGTTGGAACAGCTGCTTGTTTAAAAATTGTCAATGAACGTAATTTAAATGGCGCATATACTGATTTTATTAGTTGTTATTTAAGGCTAATTATTAATGCTAAAATCTCTGAATCATTAGTTGAAACCTTAATTAAAGCCAATGCTTTAAGACGTTTTGGTAATATTTCAACATTATTAAAATCACTGCCAATTGCTAAGCAGTATGCTGATTATTTCAAAACCAAATACAAAAAGTTGAAGGCGATAAGGATTATTTACTAG
- the mnmG gene encoding tRNA uridine-5-carboxymethylaminomethyl(34) synthesis enzyme MnmG, whose protein sequence is MEFKETKKYEAIVIGAGHAGVEAAFALAKMNHKTALITFDLDRIAMMPCNPSIGGPAKGIITREIDALGGVQGYFSDLAMIQIKMLNESKGPAVRAMRAQIDKDKYSKIIKEAMLQQPNLELVQGVAEEIIVDSNNQFKAIKLEDGSILEANVLVITTGTYMNSRILRGDSITISGPDNQKTTPKLSESLNKLGFELQRLKTGTPPRVYADSIDFSKVEKENLEDTFLTFSNRSNIKLDKQISCYLTYTNEKTHKIINENIHKSAMYSGLIEGIGPRYCPSVEDKVMRFSDKPRHQIFFEPETADGSIIYVNGLSTSMPVDVQELMIRTIPGLENCRVQKWGYAIEYDALNPLQISPSLESKVIKGIFTGGQINGTSGYEEAAAQGLIAGINAGRKLENKEPLILRRNDAYIGVLIDDLVTKGTKEPYRMLTSRAEYRLLLRNDNPDIRLAKYAQEVGLITQQQYQDVLDKYQAIEDKIQELSTTYLSSKSELAEKLNIENGVSMLKVLARPDVDPKDVLGDFEYKNEVTIAVRLDGYIKKQKHEAEKMNKLDNFKIPADINYSEVKNLATEALQKLQSIKPLTIGQASRISGINPADIQMLMFHIETRKK, encoded by the coding sequence ATGGAATTTAAAGAAACAAAGAAATATGAAGCAATTGTAATAGGGGCTGGTCATGCAGGTGTTGAAGCTGCTTTTGCATTAGCCAAAATGAATCACAAAACTGCCTTAATCACCTTTGATTTAGATAGAATTGCTATGATGCCTTGCAACCCTTCAATTGGTGGACCTGCTAAAGGAATTATTACCCGTGAAATCGATGCATTAGGTGGTGTACAAGGATATTTTTCAGATTTAGCTATGATTCAAATTAAAATGCTAAACGAATCAAAAGGCCCTGCTGTTAGAGCGATGAGAGCTCAAATTGATAAGGATAAATATTCAAAAATAATTAAAGAAGCAATGTTACAACAACCTAATTTGGAATTAGTTCAAGGTGTTGCTGAAGAAATAATTGTTGATTCTAACAATCAATTTAAGGCTATTAAACTTGAAGATGGTTCTATTTTAGAAGCCAATGTCTTAGTAATAACAACTGGAACTTACATGAACTCCAGAATACTACGTGGTGATTCAATTACTATTTCTGGACCAGATAACCAAAAAACAACGCCTAAATTAAGCGAATCGCTTAATAAGTTAGGTTTTGAATTACAACGTCTAAAAACAGGTACTCCACCTCGTGTTTATGCTGATTCAATAGATTTTTCAAAAGTTGAAAAAGAAAATCTTGAAGATACGTTTTTAACATTTTCAAATCGTTCAAACATTAAACTTGATAAACAAATTTCTTGTTATTTAACCTACACAAATGAAAAAACACACAAGATAATTAATGAAAACATCCACAAATCAGCCATGTATTCAGGTTTAATTGAAGGAATAGGTCCTAGATATTGTCCAAGTGTTGAAGATAAAGTTATGCGTTTTTCAGATAAACCTAGACACCAAATTTTCTTTGAACCAGAAACAGCTGATGGATCAATAATTTATGTTAACGGTCTTTCAACCTCAATGCCTGTTGATGTTCAAGAATTAATGATTAGAACTATTCCAGGACTTGAAAATTGTAGAGTGCAAAAATGAGGTTATGCAATTGAATACGATGCTTTAAACCCGCTTCAAATTAGTCCATCTTTAGAATCAAAAGTAATCAAAGGTATTTTTACAGGTGGACAAATTAACGGTACAAGTGGTTATGAAGAAGCAGCAGCTCAAGGATTAATCGCCGGAATTAATGCAGGTCGTAAATTAGAAAATAAAGAACCTTTAATTTTACGCAGAAATGATGCATATATAGGTGTTTTAATTGATGATTTGGTTACAAAAGGAACTAAAGAACCTTATCGTATGTTAACTTCTAGAGCTGAATATCGTTTATTACTAAGAAATGATAACCCTGATATTAGATTAGCTAAATACGCTCAAGAAGTAGGTTTAATTACACAACAACAATATCAAGATGTTCTAGATAAATATCAAGCTATAGAAGATAAAATTCAAGAACTTTCAACTACTTATTTATCATCTAAATCAGAACTGGCTGAAAAACTAAACATTGAAAACGGTGTTTCAATGTTGAAAGTTTTAGCTAGACCGGATGTTGATCCAAAAGACGTTTTAGGTGATTTTGAATACAAAAACGAAGTGACTATTGCTGTTAGATTAGATGGATATATCAAAAAGCAAAAACATGAAGCTGAAAAAATGAACAAATTAGATAACTTTAAAATTCCAGCAGACATTAATTATTCAGAAGTTAAAAATTTAGCAACTGAAGCCTTACAAAAATTACAATCAATTAAACCATTGACAATTGGTCAAGCATCAAGAATTAGCGGAATTAACCCTGCAGATATTCAAATGTTAATGTTCCACATTGAAACAAGAAAGAAATAA
- a CDS encoding 5'-3' exonuclease, producing the protein MNKHLIIDGNYLMFQSFHASYNPNFFMQNSAGVPTNAINLFLIQMIKLIKYYQPTHLFIAFDSKEKSFRHELYDNYKEGRSKAPNELFIQFDLIKQILSKLNIVHQEQPGYEADDLVAAYCKLAANNETKIIFSRDKDLHQLIDQNTSVVIKDKTNNEYALLTDQNYFNNYNFYPNQVPDFKALAGDSSDNLPGVKGIGEKTAINILNLYGNIKNLYQDQASWPANLTKSVIKKLTENQADAEFCYKMATLNPNVENFDVNLKKYELKINLNNALNLLTELELKTVISYLK; encoded by the coding sequence ATGAATAAACACTTGATTATTGACGGAAACTACTTAATGTTTCAATCTTTCCATGCTTCTTATAACCCAAACTTTTTTATGCAAAATTCTGCAGGAGTTCCAACTAATGCAATTAACTTATTTTTAATACAAATGATTAAGTTAATTAAATACTATCAACCAACTCATCTATTTATTGCTTTTGATTCAAAAGAAAAATCATTCAGACATGAACTATATGACAACTACAAAGAAGGACGTTCAAAAGCGCCAAATGAATTGTTTATTCAATTTGATTTAATTAAACAGATTTTATCTAAGCTAAATATTGTTCACCAAGAACAGCCCGGTTATGAAGCTGATGATTTAGTTGCTGCTTATTGCAAATTAGCAGCTAACAATGAAACTAAAATCATTTTTTCAAGAGACAAAGACTTACACCAGTTAATTGATCAAAACACTTCAGTGGTTATAAAAGACAAAACAAATAACGAATATGCACTTTTAACTGATCAAAATTATTTTAACAACTACAACTTTTATCCAAACCAAGTTCCTGATTTTAAAGCTTTAGCAGGTGATAGTAGTGATAATTTGCCAGGTGTAAAAGGGATAGGCGAAAAAACTGCTATAAATATTTTGAATTTATATGGAAATATCAAAAATTTATACCAAGATCAAGCAAGTTGACCAGCTAATTTAACCAAATCAGTAATTAAAAAATTAACTGAAAATCAAGCAGATGCTGAATTCTGTTACAAAATGGCTACTTTAAATCCTAATGTTGAAAACTTTGATGTTAATCTAAAAAAATATGAACTAAAAATCAACTTAAATAACGCTTTAAACTTGCTGACAGAACTGGAACTGAAAACTGTTATCAGCTATTTAAAATAA
- the fmt gene encoding methionyl-tRNA formyltransferase: MKIVLAGTPDFAVKPFEAVINNFEVVAIVSQPDRPANRGYTLKPTPTKLLAQKYNIPLFQPEKIGDIYQELQALDFDILLTCAFGQYIPEKVLNLPKKCAINIHGSLLPKYRGAAPIQYSLLNGDKQTGLSLIYMTKQMDAGAILKTASIAIDDLDTSDSLFVKLSELASANIVSWLKDIETNNFTETIQDQSLVTLSPKLSKEDAYISFETDKTTAFNKIRAFSSNPGAYVVIDSKRVKIYYASLNKVKNALILKFSDGELYATDYQYETKKRVKII; encoded by the coding sequence ATGAAGATAGTTCTAGCAGGCACTCCTGACTTTGCGGTTAAACCTTTTGAAGCAGTAATTAACAACTTTGAAGTTGTTGCCATAGTTTCACAACCTGACAGACCAGCTAATCGTGGTTATACATTAAAACCTACACCGACCAAACTTTTAGCTCAAAAATACAACATTCCTTTATTTCAACCGGAAAAAATTGGTGATATTTATCAAGAATTGCAAGCTCTAGATTTTGATATCTTATTAACTTGTGCTTTTGGCCAATATATTCCTGAAAAAGTGCTAAATTTACCAAAAAAATGTGCAATAAACATTCATGGTTCATTGCTTCCTAAATACCGTGGTGCTGCTCCAATTCAATACAGCTTGCTTAATGGTGATAAACAAACTGGCTTATCATTGATTTATATGACAAAACAAATGGATGCTGGAGCAATTTTAAAAACAGCTTCAATCGCTATTGATGATCTTGACACTTCTGACTCATTATTTGTCAAACTTTCAGAATTAGCTTCTGCCAATATCGTTTCATGACTTAAAGACATTGAAACTAACAATTTTACAGAAACAATCCAAGATCAAAGTTTAGTAACATTAAGCCCTAAATTAAGTAAAGAAGATGCTTATATTTCTTTTGAAACCGATAAAACAACAGCCTTTAATAAAATTAGAGCATTCAGTTCAAATCCTGGCGCTTATGTAGTAATTGATAGTAAAAGAGTGAAAATCTACTATGCTTCATTAAACAAGGTTAAAAATGCGCTTATTTTAAAGTTTTCTGACGGTGAATTGTATGCAACAGATTATCAATATGAAACTAAAAAAAGAGTGAAAATCATATAA